One stretch of Bacteroidota bacterium DNA includes these proteins:
- a CDS encoding metallophosphoesterase, with protein sequence MVTKSLLLLVVVFSGCGIQSIYINNHYPSSSNIVQDSITHSLFLIGDAGEPVSDGVEPTFRILTQQASQSPKSSTIIFLGDNIYPRGLPEINDPLRKEMERRLEEQIKIGTESGAQTIFIPGNHDWEYQGKNGWKTIQREEEFIDSKNLSHVTLLPKHGLPGPTVVEIGNDIRIIAIDTEWWLHSFNKPLYDHDSIESQTMKRFLDSLSFVLESGKDRNVIVVAHHPLETHGEHGGFFGWKDHIFPLRKIVPWLWVPLPGIGSLYPLSRIWGISDQDLSGSKNREMRNAIDSVLSRFNVTAYASGHEHTLQVLSKKASHLYLVSGKGIQKHQEALTYGDNTIFASPFQGFMRLDFFVNKSIRLSVIDTQGEDGIEIFSMMLP encoded by the coding sequence ATGGTAACTAAATCACTTCTTCTGCTTGTTGTAGTGTTTAGCGGATGCGGCATCCAATCCATTTACATCAATAATCATTATCCTTCTTCTTCCAACATTGTTCAAGATTCGATTACTCACTCGTTGTTTTTGATTGGAGATGCAGGTGAACCTGTGAGTGATGGTGTCGAGCCGACGTTTCGAATATTGACGCAACAAGCCTCACAATCACCGAAATCCTCCACGATCATTTTTCTTGGCGACAATATCTATCCGCGAGGACTTCCGGAAATTAATGATCCTTTACGGAAAGAGATGGAGCGAAGACTGGAAGAGCAGATCAAGATTGGAACAGAGAGCGGAGCTCAGACAATCTTCATCCCGGGAAATCACGATTGGGAATATCAGGGGAAGAACGGTTGGAAGACCATTCAACGAGAAGAGGAGTTCATCGATTCGAAAAATCTTTCGCATGTCACATTGCTTCCGAAACACGGTTTACCTGGACCGACTGTAGTAGAAATTGGGAACGACATTCGAATTATTGCTATCGATACTGAATGGTGGCTGCATTCATTCAACAAACCGCTGTATGATCATGATTCCATTGAGAGTCAGACAATGAAGCGTTTCCTCGATTCACTTTCATTCGTATTGGAATCTGGAAAAGATCGAAATGTAATTGTAGTAGCACATCATCCTCTTGAAACACATGGGGAACATGGCGGTTTTTTTGGATGGAAAGATCATATCTTCCCATTACGAAAAATTGTCCCGTGGCTGTGGGTGCCGCTGCCAGGGATCGGTTCTCTCTATCCTCTCTCACGGATATGGGGGATTTCAGATCAAGATCTTTCAGGTTCAAAAAATAGAGAAATGCGAAATGCCATTGATAGTGTGCTTTCTCGATTCAATGTAACAGCCTATGCTTCCGGGCATGAGCATACACTTCAAGTGCTCAGCAAAAAAGCAAGCCATCTCTATCTGGTGAGCGGAAAAGGGATCCAAAAACATCAAGAGGCATTAACGTACGGTGATAACACAATCTTCGCATCGCCGTTTCAAGGATTTATGCGGTTGGATTTTTTTGTGAATAAATCTATACGACTAAGTGTTATAGATACACAAGGGGAAGATGGGATAGAAATTTTTTCGATGATGCTGCCGTAA
- the wecB gene encoding UDP-N-acetylglucosamine 2-epimerase (non-hydrolyzing), producing MNIKKKKIAVIFGTRPDTIKLAPVIQELQQYQQYFNLCLITTAQHREMLDDVLAVFQIKPDYDLNVMGQRQSLSLLVQNILEKLDYVLAMENPDMVIVQGDTATTFASSVAAFHRKIPIVHVEAGLRTNEKMYPFPEEIYRRLTSHIADFHFTPTKNATKALLKEGIPKTSIVCTGNTVIDALQRTVKPGYAFASKQVNEIIAQKKKIVVVTIHRRENLGNPMLRICSALKLLSHKHAGVNFLFPVHLNPAVRETVFEMLKEIPNIVLMEPLNYADFINLIACSYAVITDSGGLQEEAPSLGKPVLVLREVTERPEAVKFGTVKLVGTESKNIVKVADSLLSDKKVYRSMSTAVNPYGDGKASERIVQSLLRHFGYRKKKVMEFSVHGN from the coding sequence GTGAACATCAAGAAGAAAAAAATAGCGGTCATATTTGGCACCCGCCCAGACACGATTAAACTTGCTCCGGTTATTCAGGAACTGCAGCAGTATCAACAATATTTCAACCTTTGTCTGATCACGACAGCCCAACACCGTGAAATGCTGGATGATGTTCTCGCGGTTTTTCAGATCAAACCGGATTATGATTTGAACGTGATGGGACAACGACAATCATTATCGTTGCTCGTGCAAAATATTTTAGAAAAGCTGGATTACGTGCTGGCAATGGAAAATCCGGATATGGTAATTGTGCAAGGTGACACTGCAACAACATTTGCTTCCAGTGTTGCAGCATTTCACCGGAAGATACCGATTGTACATGTTGAAGCCGGCCTGCGCACGAATGAAAAGATGTATCCATTCCCCGAAGAGATTTATCGCCGATTAACTTCTCACATTGCCGATTTTCATTTCACTCCAACAAAAAATGCTACGAAAGCATTACTGAAAGAAGGTATTCCAAAAACATCAATCGTTTGTACTGGCAACACGGTGATTGATGCATTGCAGCGAACGGTGAAACCGGGATATGCATTTGCTTCGAAACAAGTGAATGAGATTATTGCGCAAAAGAAAAAGATTGTTGTTGTAACGATTCACCGTAGGGAAAATTTAGGAAACCCAATGCTTAGGATTTGTTCTGCCCTGAAACTGCTTTCGCACAAACATGCTGGTGTTAATTTTCTTTTTCCGGTCCATCTAAATCCTGCTGTACGGGAAACTGTCTTTGAAATGTTAAAAGAGATTCCCAACATCGTTTTGATGGAACCGTTAAATTATGCGGATTTTATTAATCTCATCGCATGTTCATACGCCGTGATCACTGATTCCGGAGGACTTCAAGAGGAGGCTCCATCATTAGGTAAACCAGTTCTTGTATTACGCGAGGTGACTGAGCGTCCTGAAGCAGTAAAATTTGGGACAGTGAAGCTTGTCGGTACTGAATCCAAAAATATTGTAAAAGTGGCGGATTCATTATTAAGCGATAAAAAAGTATATCGGTCTATGTCCACAGCAGTGAATCCCTATGGCGATGGAAAAGCATCAGAGCGTATCGTTCAATCGTTGCTTCGTCATTTTGGATATCGTAAGAAAAAAGTGATGGAATTTTCTGTCCATGGTAACTAA
- a CDS encoding HD domain-containing protein: protein MTKSNSVLPSVSKFVNDLFDRKSTIAAMYHNFDHTLDVVANVKEIAKAANLSKEKTEIIVIAAWFHDTGYLFSPEEHEERSIVIATDFLKKAGYPSEKIKDVAGCIRATKVPQRPKNLIQEVMGDADLLSLGKSDSIEKGELLRAEIESLSGKTMSEREWIKQSIKFFQGHHYHTSYAVQRYSESRNKNLHDLERRLEKLEQRKKPSKSSTTKKKLRPKS from the coding sequence ATGACCAAAAGTAATTCTGTTCTTCCAAGTGTAAGCAAATTTGTCAATGATTTATTTGACCGTAAAAGTACAATTGCGGCAATGTATCATAATTTTGACCACACACTTGATGTTGTTGCAAATGTAAAAGAAATCGCGAAGGCGGCAAATCTTAGCAAAGAAAAAACAGAGATCATTGTCATTGCAGCATGGTTCCACGATACCGGTTATCTCTTTTCGCCGGAGGAACATGAAGAACGCAGTATTGTCATCGCCACGGACTTCTTAAAAAAAGCCGGTTACCCAAGCGAAAAGATAAAAGATGTGGCGGGATGTATTCGAGCAACTAAAGTACCGCAGCGACCAAAAAATTTAATCCAGGAAGTGATGGGAGACGCCGACCTCCTCTCCTTGGGAAAATCCGACAGCATTGAAAAGGGAGAATTGTTGCGCGCGGAGATCGAAAGTCTTTCCGGCAAAACAATGAGTGAACGGGAATGGATTAAACAAAGCATCAAGTTTTTTCAGGGACACCACTATCACACTTCGTACGCTGTTCAACGATACAGTGAGAGTCGAAATAAAAATCTTCACGACCTGGAACGGCGTTTGGAAAAACTTGAACAAAGGAAAAAACCGTCGAAGAGCAGCACAACGAAGAAAAAATTACGTCCAAAATCCTGA
- the hpnD gene encoding presqualene diphosphate synthase HpnD: MEQLLTVEFVDKNKRSNFYYSFLLLPKPKREAINIVYAWCRVADDIVDEEESVSAKRIHLLQWAKEFELGLAGTSRYQLVNKLSQIIKRFKIPLHHFHELIKGMEMDLVKTRYETFDDLKMYCYRVASTVGLICTEIFGYKHEEAKEYAENLGIALQLTNILRDVASDANKGRIYLPQRDLDYFGYSEEELFAGKYNVKFKRLMMYQAERARSYFTEAIKHLSEEDKPLFLAALIMQEIYFRLLQDIEKADYNVFTRRIKISNAKKLLITANVWWKHRK; this comes from the coding sequence ATGGAACAGTTACTGACAGTTGAATTTGTTGATAAGAACAAAAGGAGTAATTTCTATTATTCTTTCTTGCTGCTTCCCAAACCAAAGCGGGAAGCGATCAACATTGTTTACGCCTGGTGCCGAGTAGCGGACGATATTGTTGATGAAGAAGAGAGTGTTTCCGCCAAACGGATTCATTTGCTGCAGTGGGCAAAAGAATTTGAACTTGGTTTGGCTGGAACATCCCGGTATCAACTGGTCAACAAACTCTCGCAGATTATTAAACGATTCAAGATTCCGCTTCACCATTTTCATGAGCTGATTAAAGGAATGGAAATGGATCTGGTGAAGACCAGATATGAAACGTTCGATGATCTAAAAATGTATTGTTATCGCGTAGCATCTACCGTTGGATTAATTTGCACAGAAATTTTCGGTTATAAGCATGAAGAAGCAAAAGAGTATGCGGAGAATCTCGGCATTGCCTTGCAATTGACAAATATTTTACGTGATGTTGCTTCGGATGCGAACAAGGGAAGAATATATTTGCCGCAGCGTGATCTTGATTATTTTGGTTATAGTGAAGAGGAATTATTCGCCGGTAAATACAATGTAAAGTTCAAACGATTGATGATGTATCAGGCGGAACGTGCACGATCGTATTTCACCGAAGCCATCAAACACCTTTCCGAAGAGGATAAACCACTCTTCCTCGCCGCACTAATTATGCAGGAAATTTATTTCCGTCTTCTGCAGGATATTGAAAAAGCTGATTACAATGTCTTTACCCGCCGTATTAAAATATCTAATGCGAAAAAACTTCTGATTACAGCAAATGTTTGGTGGAAGCACAGAAAGTAA
- the hpnC gene encoding squalene synthase HpnC, whose amino-acid sequence MNNSLEHLAKHHYENFPVGSLFIPKKYRKPIHLIYSFARTADDIADEGSISASERIARLDEWQKLLENGLNGTSDNPFFIELASIIRFHKLSPELFTDLLIAFRRDSSNPTYNTIDEILEYCRYSANPIGRLLLQVFNCSNDETVRLSDKICTALQLTNFWQDISVDTSRNRFYIPKADLQEFNIVKENLLSGGNDSAFRALMKKQVNIAEAMFYEGKPLFLLVANDFRFELRMIWHGGMRILEKIKQQQFDTRTHRPKLNSIDFAKIFLRALFR is encoded by the coding sequence ATGAATAATTCTCTGGAACATCTTGCGAAACACCATTACGAAAATTTTCCGGTCGGTTCTCTATTCATTCCTAAAAAGTATCGAAAACCAATTCACCTGATTTACTCATTTGCCAGAACGGCGGATGATATCGCCGATGAAGGGTCGATCTCTGCATCAGAACGGATTGCAAGATTAGATGAATGGCAAAAACTTTTAGAAAATGGCTTGAATGGAACAAGTGATAATCCGTTCTTTATTGAGCTTGCTTCTATCATTCGCTTCCATAAGCTTTCTCCGGAATTATTTACAGATCTATTGATAGCATTTCGCCGGGACTCCTCAAATCCGACGTACAACACTATTGATGAAATCCTTGAGTATTGCCGATATTCCGCAAATCCTATCGGACGGTTATTGCTTCAAGTGTTTAACTGTTCAAACGACGAAACAGTAAGATTATCCGATAAAATTTGCACTGCTTTACAATTAACGAACTTCTGGCAGGATATTTCTGTTGATACAAGCAGAAATCGTTTCTATATTCCCAAAGCTGATCTGCAAGAATTTAACATCGTAAAAGAGAATCTTCTCTCTGGGGGAAATGACAGTGCTTTTCGTGCATTAATGAAAAAGCAGGTAAACATTGCTGAAGCGATGTTTTACGAAGGGAAACCGCTCTTCCTGCTTGTGGCAAATGATTTTCGTTTTGAACTGAGAATGATCTGGCACGGGGGAATGAGAATCTTGGAAAAGATTAAACAACAACAGTTTGATACCCGCACCCATCGTCCGAAATTGAATTCAATTGATTTTGCAAAAATATTTTTAAGGGCGTTATTCCGATAA
- the nagB gene encoding glucosamine-6-phosphate deaminase yields MRVIIQPNYDLASKWTASYIVKRIRDFKPTSSKPFVLGLPTGSSPIGTYKELIALYREGLVSFKHVVTFNMDEYVGLPKNHPESYHSFMWNNFFSKVDANEKNVNILNGNAKDLEQECDDYEKKIKKVGGINLFLGGIGPDGHIAFNEPGSSLASRTRIKTLTYDTVVANSRFFDNDVAKVPKTALTVGVGTILDSKEILLIISGHTKARALAHVVEAGVNHMWTVSALQLHPKGVIVCDDESTYELKVGTVKYFKDIESLHLDPRSLLK; encoded by the coding sequence ATGCGCGTCATCATTCAACCAAATTATGATCTGGCCAGCAAGTGGACGGCATCATACATCGTCAAAAGAATTCGGGATTTTAAACCTACATCAAGCAAACCGTTCGTTCTTGGACTCCCCACAGGTTCTTCACCGATTGGAACATATAAAGAATTGATAGCTTTGTATCGAGAAGGGCTTGTGTCGTTTAAGCATGTTGTCACCTTTAACATGGATGAATATGTCGGCCTCCCCAAAAACCACCCTGAAAGTTACCATTCATTCATGTGGAACAATTTTTTCAGTAAGGTAGACGCGAACGAGAAAAATGTGAACATCTTGAACGGCAATGCAAAGGATTTGGAACAGGAATGCGATGATTACGAAAAGAAAATAAAAAAGGTCGGTGGTATTAACCTCTTCCTTGGAGGAATAGGCCCAGACGGACACATTGCATTCAACGAACCGGGTTCTTCCCTTGCCTCACGAACACGTATTAAAACGTTAACGTACGATACTGTAGTAGCCAATTCCCGATTCTTTGACAACGACGTCGCCAAAGTGCCGAAAACCGCATTAACAGTTGGCGTAGGGACAATTCTTGACTCAAAAGAGATCTTGTTGATCATTTCCGGACACACAAAAGCGCGTGCGCTTGCTCATGTTGTAGAAGCAGGGGTAAATCATATGTGGACGGTCAGTGCACTGCAGCTTCACCCAAAGGGAGTCATAGTGTGTGATGATGAATCGACCTATGAATTAAAAGTCGGCACTGTTAAATATTTCAAAGATATTGAATCGTTACATCTTGATCCGAGATCATTGTTGAAATAA